One window of the Nicotiana tabacum cultivar K326 chromosome 4, ASM71507v2, whole genome shotgun sequence genome contains the following:
- the LOC107766988 gene encoding uncharacterized protein LOC107766988, which translates to MSFSLLSLSSTSSSSTLTRNIPSFISTTSSPSTLLSLLRNHSNFSHVTSNATIFGSSSCSFLSSYCSMSTANYVVPRAFASSSNSSASSGNSDGESSEIVSSENDEQGAETDDEDQVLIVDEEDISLSSSDLPQKWDVLGLGQAMVDFSGMVDDEFLERLGLEKCTRKVINHEERGKVLRAMDGCSYKAAAGGSLSNSLVALARLGGQPIAGPALNVGMAGSIGSDPLGGFYRSKLRRANVNFLSAPVKDGTTGTVIVLTTPDAQRTMLAYQGTSSRINFDPCLADAITKTNILVVEGYLFELPDTVRTISKVCEEARKWGSLIAITASDVSCIERHYDDYWEIMANYADIVFANSEEARAFCHFSSKESPLSATRYLSHFVPLVSVTDGPKGSYIGVKGEAIYIPPSPCVPVDTCGAGDAYASGILYGILRGVSDLKTMGSVAAKVASVVVGQQGTRLRVQDAIGLAESFSSHCRDSTFWSDIGSDQISSL; encoded by the exons ATGTCTTTCTCTCTCCTCTccttatcttcaacttcttcatcTTCCACACTTACCAGAAATATTCCCTCTTTTATCTCTACTACATCTTCGCCGTCCACTTTACTTTCCCTTTTAAGGAACCATTCTAATTTCAGCCATGTTACCTCTAACGCTACAATTTTCGGTTCCAGCTCGTGTTCTTTCCTTTCTTCGTATTGTTCTATGTCGACTGCCAATTATGTGGTTCCGAGGGCTTTTGCGTCTTCCTCTAACTCTTCCGCTTCGTCTGGAAATTCTGATGGGGAAAGCTCGGAGATTGTGTCGAGTGAAAATGATGAACAAGGGGCTGAGACTGACGATGAAGACCAAGTCTTGATTGTTGATGAGGAAGATATTAGTCTTTCCAGCTCTGATCTTCCCCAAAAATGGGATGTATTAGGCCTTGGCCAAGCTATG GTTGATTTTTCTGGCATGGTTGATGATGAATTTCTGGAGAGGCTTGGATTAGAGAAGTGTACAAGAAAGGTCATCAATCATGAGGAAAGGGGTAAAGTTCTGCGTGCGATGGACGGATGCAGCTACAAGGCCGCTGCCGGTGGATCACTTTCTAATAGTCTGGTTGCCTTGGCCAGGCTTGGTGGTCAGCCAATAGCTGGTCCTGCTTTGAATGTAGGCATGGCAGGTAGTATCGGAAGTGATCCGCTGGGTGGATTTTACAG ATCCAAACTTCGACGAGCAAATGTGAATTTTTTGTCAGCACCAGTAAAGGATGGGACAACGGGAACTGTGATAGTCCTCACAACTCCGGATGCTCAGCGAACCATGTTAGCGTACCAG GGTACTTCATCAAGGATAAACTTTGACCCATGCTTGGCTGATGCAATTACTAAAACAAATATATTGGTTGTGGAAGGATACTTGTTTGAGCTTCCTGATACAGTCAGAACAATTTCGAAAGTCTGCGAAGAAGCCCGCAAGTGGGGATCATTAATTGCCATCACAGCATCAGATGTGTCCTGTATCGAGAGACATTACGATGATTACTG GGAAATAATGGCAAATTATGCAGATATAGTATTTGCTAACAGCGAAGAAGCAAGAGCTTTCTGTCATTTTTCATCAAAAGAAAGTCCCCTTTCTGCTACAAGGTACCTGAGCCATTTCGTCCCTTTAGTTTCCGTCACAGATGGGCCTAAAGGTTCTTACATTGGTGTGAAAGGGGAAGCTATCTATATTCCTCCATCACCTTGTGTGCCCGTAGATACTTGTGGTGCAGGGGATGCTTATGCATCAGGTATTTTGTACGGAATATTGAGGGGTGTGTCTGATTTGAAAACCATGGGTTCCGTAGCAGCTAAGGTTGCATCTGTAGTGGTAGGGCAACAAGGTACTAGGCTTAGGGTACAAGATGCTATTGGGTTGGCGGAGTCATTTTCATCCCACTGCAGGGACTCAACCTTTTGGTCAGATATAGGTTCCGATCAGATCTCCAGCTTGTAA